The segment TCTGCTGTGTTTGAACAAGACCATACAGAGCATAACGATTCAGACAAAGGAGATTGGCTGTTCCAGGATACAGATGGGAGGTGGAAAGTCTGTTTTTCTGTCTGGCTTGAAAGTTTGAGATACTTGTGCAGAGTAAGGAAGCAGCGTGAGAACAAAGCAGTTGCAGAAAGGTCTCATTGTGTAATTCTACATATGAATCAGATCTCTGTTGTAAACTCATTTGCTGGATTCAGAGTTAGGAATGGTAGTGAGCTGATTTGTTGCTCGTCTCTCACACGTCATACACTGGAACAACCAAAACTGATGAGACAGAATTTCAGGCAAAGACTTAAACGGGGATTGAGAGTCTTACAAGCATTGACACAGCTGCTAGTTGGTAATGCAAAGTTTCAGGTGAAACATAAGTGGAGGTTTAAGCAGTTTCAAGTGTTGGTGTTGGCAAGAGTTGCATGCGGACTAACAGAGTTGCAGCAGTATGAGTTCTTTCCTGGAAAATCTCCCCTTTTCCTATTCATTCCAAGCTTGTGGGCAAGCTTGTTTTCCATACACGAGAATAATGATTTGTTGGCTGGTAGAGATTGAGCTGATTTGGTGGTTTGCAATAGCAAGGGAGTCTGATCTTTTCGTGAAAGATGTTAGACAAGTGTGGGAAGTATGGATTACACACTATCTGTTGAATAATGAAAGATGCAAGCTGTTGATATACATCAAGAAGCAGTTACAACAAGTTCTCGTACAACAAAGGCATAAGTGTAAGAAGTTTCCCAAGACATGGATGTTCAAATATAAAGCTAGACTAAAGCACGTGCAAACTCTACCATTACATGTTGTTCTTAGTCCTTGGAGGAGTTCTTCTTTGGTTTGGCATTGATGGAGAAGTAAGGAGCGTGGCAGATGGGTAGAGAGAGATATGCTGGAATCGTTTAAGGCTTATAGATTTACCATGCTTTCATCTTAGCAAAAGCTAAATGCCGAGTGCCAAAAGGATGGTTGGTTCTTTCCATACAAGCTTGTGGACAAGCTTGTTTTCAAAGGGGAATTGATAGATATCAAATATCTCTACACGGACTTGGCATGTGCAGAGATGACGTGGACAAAGAAATATAGTAATTGAAAGACTCTAAGCGGTTCAGAAGCTTTGCCGTTGGATTCTGGAGGCAGCTAGAGATTGAAGAAGACGATGTATAAATAGGAAAGCTCGAGTGATGTGGAGATCATGCTTATGATGTTGATGTGATTCAAGCGCTATGAGCTTGGAGGTGATGATCGCCATGAGATCATCTCTACGATCGCTATGAGATCGTATTTCTATCTGTTATAAGCGTCGTTGTTCTTGTAATCTGACATTGAAGACCAATAAAGGAGATAGAGATTTCTACAATCTATCAGAATCATCCAGCCATTATCAACAGAGAAACATAAAAGTTACAGAGTTCCACTACGGATGATAGTTGATTTGTGACACTAAGTTCGTAACTAATCACCAAATCCACATATTAACTATTCATCAGTGTTCAAGCACATTACACTGATACAAGTATCCTAAAGACGAATAAGCTAGCACTAGCAGCATTATGATCGCCACGAATTGAAGAAATCGCCCATTACGACACGTACGGAGGGTTTAGTGGATTCACCGGCGAGGAAGGAAGACGAAAACAAGTCTGTCATCTTCTCCGGCTAAAAGTTTCAAACCGGCGGGGCAAATTCTTCGTGCTTTCGGCTTCATTTGGGCTTCTAAAATAAGCCCAGAGTTAACTTATCAGTTAGGTCCATAACTAGTTGTTAATGGGCGTAAATAGTGGTGGCCTGCTGGGGACTATATTTAAATGAAGCCTCTTATATAACTGGTCCGCTCCATAATCACGATTTGGTTCGAAAGAGGACTACAACTTCGGATTCTTAATAACACTACTCGGAATGAATTATACACATTAAACATCTTAACGAGACCATTTAATAAAGGGTGATTTGTATCAAGCCTAATTTCGTAAACTACTAAtcacaaaacaataaaaaaaatgaaacaaacgaCAAACCTAGTGACCCTTTCGGTATTTAAAGTCTCAATAACACATTCATCAATGAAgtctatttctctctctctccaccatACGACGCAATGAAGAAGCTCTACAAGAAAGGAACTGTACACCCGTCGCCGCCGCAGATAAAATCCGACGACCAACTTCTTTCTCTCCTTCCCGTTGCCATATTCTCACTAGCGGCAGTGCTCTCTCCGGAAGACCGTGAAGTCTTGGCATATCTCATATCAACCGCCTCTTACTCCGGCGAACTAAACTTTACCTCCCGCGTGAATAAAACCAAACCCGGCGAAGTATCTCATTTCGACAACCACTCCCCTCTCTTCCACTGCGACTGTTTCAGCTGCTATACGAGTTATTGGGTCAGATGGGACTCTTCACCTAATCGCCAGCTGATTCATGAAATCATCGACGCATATGAAGACAGCTTGGAGAAAAAGaatcaaacaaagaagaagaagaacgtaAGTGGGAAGAAAGACCGTAGAAAGCGTTCAGGGAAA is part of the Raphanus sativus cultivar WK10039 chromosome 5, ASM80110v3, whole genome shotgun sequence genome and harbors:
- the LOC108863122 gene encoding uncharacterized protein LOC108863122, translating into MKKLYKKGTVHPSPPQIKSDDQLLSLLPVAIFSLAAVLSPEDREVLAYLISTASYSGELNFTSRVNKTKPGEVSHFDNHSPLFHCDCFSCYTSYWVRWDSSPNRQLIHEIIDAYEDSLEKKNQTKKKKNVSGKKDRRKRSGKPSALATPSFGPNDSEIPSRLSGEFITSSRELVDGTGSCNGGLESTEEFRTGKDGEEAAAEDEKGSIRRFVTFIGQKVFGVWG